The Chanodichthys erythropterus isolate Z2021 chromosome 12, ASM2448905v1, whole genome shotgun sequence genome contains a region encoding:
- the cpo gene encoding carboxypeptidase O — MQGSLLPVLVILALVAQERLAGGLEHKSYDYTKYHTMDEISAWMDQIEKENPDVVSSMMYGQTYEKRNIKLLKIGFNSTTPKKAVWMDCGIHAREWIAPAFCQHFVKEILGSYKTDSKVNTLFKNLDFYITPVLNMDGYIYSWKDNTTRLWRKSRSPGPENCTCFGTDLNRNFYANWGMVGISRNCCSEIYNGPTALSEPEAKAVTDFLGAHQNQILCYFTIHSYGQLILVPYGHPNISAPNYDELMEVGLAAAKAIKAVHGKSYKVGTSPDVLYANSGSSRDFARLIGIPYSFTFELRDEGQHGFILPESQIQPTCQEAYQGAMSIINHIHDKNFKSAAITVTATLWTTLTALWISNTSVF, encoded by the exons ATGCAGGGCTCATTATTGCCTGTTTTGGTGATCTTGGCTCTAGTGGCCCAGGAAAG ATTGGCTGGTGGACTGGAACACAAATCTTATGACTACACAAAGTACCACACCATGGATGAG ATTTCAGCCTGGATGGATCAGATCGAAAAGGAAAACCCAGATGTTGTGTCCAGCATGATGTATGGACAAACTTATGAGAAGAGGAACATTAAATTACTAAAG ATCGGCTTCAACAGCACCACACCAAAGAAAGCCGTTTGGATGGACTGTGGGATTCATGCCAGAGAATGGATCGCTCCAGCTTTCTGTCAGCATTTTGTTAAAGAG ATCCTGGGCTCCTACAAAACGGACTCGAAGGTGAACACATTGTTTAAAAATCTGGACTTTTACATCACCCCAGTACTGAACATGGATGGATATATTTATTCCTGGAAAGATAACACA ACTAGACTATGGAGGAAATCCAGATCACCAGGCCCTGAAAATTGCACTTGCTTTGGCACTGATCTCAACCGCAACTTTTACGCTAACTGGGGGA TGGTTGGGATCTCCAGGAACTGCTGTTCAGAGATCTATAACGGTCCGACTGCTCTGTCTGAGCCAGAGGCCAAAGCCGTCACTGACTTTTTGGGAGCACATCAAAACCAAATCCTGTGTTATTTCACCATCCACTCGTACGGTCAGCTGATCCTCGTCCCTTACGGACACCCCAACATCTCAGCACCCAATTACGATGAACTG ATGGAAGTAGGTCTCGCTGCGGCTAAAGCCATCAAAGCAGTTCATGGGAAGAGCTACAAAGTGGGCACTTCTCCTGATGTGCTGT ATGCGAATTCCGGCTCTTCACGTGATTTTGCCAGACTCATAGGGATCCCATACTCCTTCACCTTTGAGTTAAGGGACGAAGGGCAGCACGGCTTCATTCTACCCGAGAGTCAAATCCAGCCCACATGTCAAGAAGCTTACCAGGGTGCAATGTCCATCATAAACCACATCCATGATAAGAACTTCAAAAGTGCAGCGATTACCGTCACAGCCACTTTGTGGACAACACTGACGGCCTTATGGATCTCAAACACTAGTGTGTTTTAG